A part of Streptomyces sp. DSM 40750 genomic DNA contains:
- a CDS encoding GOLPH3/VPS74 family protein, which produces MTTPTATTPVPTPTTLGEEILLLALDDTTGEARLPLRTPYAIAAAALLERSLADDTDDTARTGGVGGAAGTDGSAEAVLPDDAEKWISEHRTEEYEAALQGLLAKGLIRKEKRRVLLVFRTTSYPELDGTVETALRRRLAKVVLEGAEPDSRTAALITLLHHGELHTLAFPDADSDDSPVKRRMTEMAERHWADPALRRMAETAAATSAALTAATMVTTVVVITTVT; this is translated from the coding sequence ACTCCCGTACCCACCCCCACGACTCTGGGCGAGGAGATCCTCCTCCTCGCCCTCGACGACACCACGGGAGAGGCCAGGCTCCCCCTGCGAACGCCCTACGCGATCGCGGCGGCGGCCCTGCTGGAGCGGTCCCTGGCCGACGACACCGACGACACTGCGCGCACCGGGGGCGTCGGGGGCGCCGCAGGCACCGACGGCTCGGCCGAGGCGGTCCTTCCTGACGACGCGGAGAAGTGGATCTCAGAACACCGCACGGAGGAGTACGAGGCCGCCCTCCAGGGCCTGCTGGCCAAGGGCCTGATCCGTAAGGAGAAGCGCCGCGTCCTGCTCGTCTTCCGCACCACCAGCTACCCGGAGTTGGACGGCACGGTGGAGACGGCCCTGCGCCGCCGTCTGGCGAAGGTGGTTCTGGAGGGCGCCGAACCGGACTCCCGCACCGCCGCCCTGATCACCCTCCTCCACCACGGCGAACTCCATACCCTCGCCTTCCCGGACGCCGACTCCGACGACTCCCCGGTCAAGCGGCGCATGACCGAGATGGCCGAACGCCACTGGGCCGACCCGGCCCTGCGCCGTATGGCCGAGACGGCGGCGGCGACCTCGGCCGCCCTGACGGCGGCGACGATGGTGACGACGGTGGTGGTGATCACGACCGTGACATGA
- a CDS encoding NAD(P)-dependent alcohol dehydrogenase, with protein MKAIVQDAYGTADLLELRDIDRPVPRDDEVLVEVRAAGVGPEVWHLMTGRPYVARAVLGLRKPKNPVRGWDGAGRVEAVGAKVTDFKPGDEVFGNCEGSFAEYARAKADRLAPKPANLTFEQAAALPVSGMTALQALSGTSRPQPGQRVLVIGASGGVGTYAVQLAAMYGAEVTGVCGPGGADLVRSLGATHVIDYTTADITDSPHRYDVIVDNAGLRSLPVLRSALTPRGTLVIVGGEGGTGFFGGMSRGLRAVLLSPFIGQNLRNLVSVTRREDLLALKDLAEKGILTPAIDRAYPLSEAPAAIRHLENGHPRGKLVITV; from the coding sequence ATGAAGGCGATCGTTCAGGATGCCTACGGAACCGCGGACCTCCTGGAACTGCGCGACATCGACCGCCCCGTACCCCGCGACGACGAGGTGCTGGTCGAGGTACGTGCCGCCGGTGTGGGCCCCGAGGTGTGGCATCTGATGACGGGCCGGCCGTACGTGGCCCGTGCCGTGCTGGGGCTGCGTAAGCCCAAGAACCCCGTGCGGGGTTGGGACGGCGCCGGGCGGGTCGAGGCCGTCGGGGCGAAGGTGACCGACTTCAAGCCGGGGGACGAGGTGTTCGGCAACTGCGAGGGCTCGTTCGCCGAGTACGCGCGTGCCAAGGCGGACCGGCTCGCGCCCAAGCCCGCCAACCTCACCTTCGAACAGGCCGCCGCCCTTCCCGTCTCCGGGATGACCGCCCTCCAGGCCCTCAGCGGCACGTCCCGCCCGCAGCCAGGTCAACGGGTCCTCGTCATCGGCGCGTCCGGCGGCGTGGGGACGTACGCCGTCCAACTCGCCGCGATGTACGGCGCCGAGGTCACCGGCGTCTGCGGTCCCGGCGGCGCGGACCTCGTCCGCTCCCTGGGCGCCACCCACGTCATCGACTACACCACAGCCGACATCACCGACAGCCCCCACCGCTACGACGTCATCGTCGACAACGCGGGCCTTCGGTCCCTGCCCGTGCTGCGAAGCGCCCTCACCCCACGCGGCACCCTGGTCATCGTCGGCGGCGAGGGCGGCACCGGCTTCTTCGGGGGTATGAGCCGCGGTCTCCGGGCCGTCCTGCTCTCCCCGTTCATCGGGCAGAACCTGCGCAACCTCGTCTCCGTCACCCGCCGCGAGGACCTCCTGGCCCTCAAGGACCTCGCCGAGAAAGGCATACTCACCCCGGCCATCGACCGCGCGTACCCCCTCTCGGAGGCGCCCGCGGCCATCCGCCACCTGGAGAACGGCCACCCCCGGGGCAAGCTCGTCATCACCGTCTGA
- a CDS encoding DUF397 domain-containing protein, with amino-acid sequence MTQWQKSTFSSGTDGSNCVELADSGTGVLLRESDDPTRIVPVAPNALAALIRGIRRS; translated from the coding sequence GTGACCCAGTGGCAGAAGTCGACCTTCTCCAGCGGGACCGATGGAAGCAACTGCGTTGAACTCGCCGACAGCGGGACCGGAGTGCTCCTCCGCGAGAGCGACGACCCGACTCGAATAGTTCCCGTCGCCCCCAACGCCTTGGCCGCCCTCATCCGGGGCATCCGCCGTTCATGA
- a CDS encoding helix-turn-helix domain-containing protein produces the protein MPARIQPTVRQIRLGAELRKLREAAGLTSRDAAGLLGVKPAQMSQFEAGNAGINEERVRRLTAHYACTDAELIEALVEMATDRTGGWWEDYRGVLPPVFMDLAELEHHATFIEEISTAHIPGLFQTEEYARAVFAFWRPELPESELRPRVEHRMRRKVVLERCPYEVVLHEPVLRTRVADRRVARAQLDSLLAQSEMPTVTVRVIPFDVDGFAGASAELLYAGGRVSALDTAQRDTPQGVAFMDAVAQLRSMRTLFRKVEGVSLDPVRSRDYIHRLAKEL, from the coding sequence ATGCCGGCGAGGATTCAGCCGACCGTTCGCCAGATTCGTCTCGGCGCTGAGCTGCGCAAACTGAGGGAGGCGGCAGGTCTAACTTCTCGGGACGCGGCAGGTTTGCTGGGGGTCAAGCCGGCGCAGATGAGCCAGTTCGAGGCGGGGAATGCCGGGATCAACGAGGAACGTGTACGGCGGTTGACGGCTCACTATGCCTGCACGGATGCCGAGTTGATCGAGGCGTTGGTGGAGATGGCGACCGACCGTACCGGGGGGTGGTGGGAGGACTACCGAGGTGTTCTGCCGCCGGTCTTCATGGATCTGGCGGAGCTGGAGCATCACGCGACGTTCATCGAGGAGATCTCGACCGCGCACATTCCGGGCCTGTTTCAGACGGAGGAGTATGCGCGGGCCGTGTTCGCCTTTTGGCGCCCAGAGCTGCCGGAGAGCGAGTTGCGACCGAGGGTCGAGCACCGGATGCGCCGCAAGGTGGTCCTTGAGAGATGTCCGTACGAGGTCGTGCTGCACGAGCCTGTGCTGCGTACGCGTGTCGCCGACCGACGCGTGGCGCGGGCCCAACTCGACTCGCTCCTGGCTCAGTCGGAGATGCCCACGGTGACCGTACGGGTCATCCCGTTCGACGTCGACGGCTTCGCGGGGGCCAGCGCGGAGTTGCTGTACGCGGGTGGCCGGGTCTCGGCGTTGGACACGGCCCAGCGGGACACTCCGCAGGGGGTTGCCTTCATGGATGCGGTGGCGCAACTGCGGTCGATGCGAACGCTCTTTCGTAAAGTTGAGGGGGTGTCCCTCGACCCGGTTCGGTCGCGGGACTACATCCACCGCTTGGCGAAGGAGCTGTAA
- a CDS encoding ATP-binding protein, giving the protein MPETGESPDDLTHPTEPWTYSLSIPNDPRAVTIARRTLRLILTLHGLPHLIEAAELLACELVANAVRHTKGPAAIRLRWSAPTLRIGVWDTDPTPPALTPLTIAPTPSLESGRGLTLIEECADNWGWYHLGSATQRPNSHGKFVWCELTPAA; this is encoded by the coding sequence ATGCCCGAAACCGGAGAATCCCCCGACGACCTCACCCACCCCACCGAACCCTGGACCTACTCCCTCTCCATCCCCAACGACCCCCGAGCCGTCACCATCGCCCGCCGCACCCTCCGCCTGATCCTCACCCTGCACGGCCTCCCCCACCTCATCGAAGCCGCCGAACTCCTCGCCTGCGAACTGGTCGCCAACGCCGTACGACACACCAAGGGCCCGGCAGCCATAAGGCTCCGCTGGTCGGCCCCGACCCTCCGCATCGGCGTATGGGACACGGACCCCACCCCACCGGCCCTGACACCGCTCACCATCGCCCCCACCCCCTCCCTCGAATCCGGCCGAGGCCTCACCCTCATCGAGGAGTGCGCCGACAACTGGGGCTGGTACCACCTCGGCTCGGCAACCCAACGCCCCAACAGCCACGGCAAGTTCGTGTGGTGCGAACTGACCCCGGCGGCGTGA